The Fusarium fujikuroi IMI 58289 draft genome, chromosome FFUJ_chr05 DNA segment ACTTCGCTTCATTCAATTCTTCATCCCGCACACCAACGCCAGTTCATTCACACCCAATACACCGCTTAAGACATGTGAAGTACCTCAATGTTGTTCCCAACAGGATCCAGAACAAACGCCGCATAGTATCCATCTCTATACGCCCTCAGCCCAGGTTTTCCATTATCAGTCGCTCCAGCTTTACTACACCAACCTAAttagcatcttcatcacataTTCAGATTGGCAATTTGACTTACATGGCCACATCATACCACTCATCAACATGCTTTTGATTCTCACCATCAAAAGCGACATGAACTGGTGCAGTTCTGTTCTCAAGATTGCCGTCATATTTCTTCAACGCAGGGCCACCGCCGCCAAGCCAAAAGTCTGGAGCGCCATTCTTGACGCCGAAGCTGCAGTACTGAGCTCCCTTGGCGCCTGTGCCTTCAAACTTGAGTTCATAGCCAAGAGGAGCGAGTACGGCCTTGTAGAAGTCGCGCATCTCGACGTAGTGTTCGCCGACGGCGAGGGCAACGTGACTGAAAGGCATGATGAAGTGACTGACTATTCTTTGGAAGTGACTGTTGTTTTTGATGGCATGAGTTGATGAATAGATCGAATGATAGGAGAAATTTTCAGCtcttatatacttatttcttaCATATCCCTAGTTCACGGTCCAACTACACATTTCCCCTCCTCAGCGTGAACCCCCCTCACGGCCGTGGCGTTTCCCAGCGATGATCCGACCCGGACTTGAGATAAAGTCCGCGATCTATCCGAATGCCAATGTACAAGTGTTTCATCAAATGCATGGATCGTTGCACCGTGACTCACACGGTAATGAAAGATTGAAGATCTTGTATTGGCTGATGGGGTTTTGGTATTGTTTTCTGAGGTGTCTGAACGAATGGACGAGTCTTGAGGTTCATATTAAGGTTGCAATGATCCACATTTAGCTTGGTTGCTTATTTTCCTATTTGGGAAAATGAGAAGTTCACGGCCAGGGACTGTATTAGTTATACGGAAACCAGAATCGGTCGATGGCGGAGTTTGATCGCATTCCGTGGAAGAGGTCATGTTGTGAACATGAAAACTTCCTGTCTTCCCTCAAAGTATGGACTTGTCCGCAGACTCATACATGTGAGACTACAGAGGAACCAACTGGCTCACTATTCGATCAAGACCACAAGCATTGTCTAAGCTTTAATCATCATGATGCATAGAAATCAACAGCACAGACAATGAAGATCGAAGGGTATAGTTTCCTCGAACCCTGtagcctttttcttcgcCTGAGGATCATCGAAGAAGCTCACCTTCTACAATTACACTAACACGCTATGGTGAACTCATCGCTACACCAGCACGGAGGCAAATGCACAAGGGGAAACATGAAGAGAGTGGGAGTCATCAATTTTGCAATTATCGATACTAGACTGACGACACTCCCGCTCAGCCTAGGTCACCCAGTTATCAGACAAGAGCAACGGGATACCAGTGGGGCGACCGGGACGAGAAGAACGTGCCTCTGGTCGCTGTGTCAGGAAGCGAAAGGAAACCATACAGAGGAGTCGGTGTGATTTATAGATGCGGTCGGGAGCTGGCTTTGTCTACTGTACGTCTGTTGAGTCTGAGCATGTCGATGCTAAGCAGTGACCGACTGAAGACAATGATCCGTGGCTCATTATGTTTATGGCGATTTTTTGGTacataaaagaaagaagggagATTTCTTGGTCAGAATGTGAAGGAATATATGGCTCCTTTGTGGAATAACTTTGGCCCAAGACATAGAGTGCCTTCTGAGAAACAAACGTCTGCCCTTAGAGAGTGAGTTAACAACTGTCAGACTTCAATATCTGACCCAAGAGTTTTACCCACTTCTTAAAGTACTCCACAAAATAGGAGCAAAAGATCACCAGGGACTTAGTATGTCGAAGAACACATTTCTTGTTCTCCACAACAACTTGGTCTATGCCGAGCTCGATACCATACATAAATATATCATTCCGCCTCCTCTGCCTCTCCTTATGAATTGCCCCCATAAGAAGATTTACAGAACCCGCCAGCTCATCACTTATTTCTCTCTGACTACCCGCTACATTAATTCAGCTTTGTAATGCTTAGTGGGAGTCTCCAGATGCCGCAGGAGAAGAGCAAAGTGACCGCAAGATAACCAAAGCATGCAGATGTCAAGAACTTTTGCAGAAGACTATCGTTGGCTGACGAAGACGGTTATCATGATGGAATTCGACGTCTTATCCAGTCGTTCCTACGGGGTGAGACATGGAAGATCAGATCTGGGCTTGTGGTTTGGACTGATATGGTCGTCTAAGCCTGACAAGGAGATGACTGTACAACCGTCGGATCCGACGAAGAAGCTTTTAGGCATTGATGACAAGTAGTAAGCTGTGCATTTAAGGCTGGCTTGCGTGCCAATGGACGACTGAGATGAAAATTAGGGTCAGCTCTAAGGCTATTCTGGCAAATCTAGATGTTTACTATACTATGACATGCACGTATGATTAGTCTGAGCTAATATCACCACCAGAAAAGAAGGCAGAAACCATGCTGTATGTCTAAACCATGATCAACAGAATAAAGTGGATGTTACCAAGTCTCGCTCTTATCCGAAAAAATACCAGATAGCCTGTTatgctcttcatcatcctcatgggCTCAAAACAAGTTATCGAAATTTCGCAATTGGGGGCCATATAAACTTTGGTAAGTCTCATCCTGGCCTCTCAAGCATTCGGCCAATCACTTGGCAATGTTGAAGCTAGCCTCCCAAAAGAATGCTGGGTATTGGCTCTTGATCCAGACCAAGTCATCTGTAGATGCTGACAGCCAAGCTTATTAGTAGCTAAAATCATGGCCTCAAAGCGTGTCAGCCCTACCAAAGTATCGGTGAACTatttcaagctcaacgagCAAActtatacttaattaccaTCTCAATCGAACTCCTATAGAGTTTCTATGTAATGGTTCTAAGTAAAATATCACTTTGTAAGTCTCATTGAACTTGCAGTATCGCGAATTGCCCTCTCATACAGCATCATATGAACCAACATCGAGAACTTGACGGCAACCACACCCGCTTATCTCAGCCAACGTACATCGCATGCTATCCAACCATATCTTGACAGATTTTCTAGACTCGTCCCAAGTGATGGACCTAGCGCTGACCGAATTTGCGAAAATATGCTTATTCCGGTGCCAACTCCGTGGTATGCCACTGAGCTGAGAGCGCCCGTCTTGGTATGGCCCCCAATCCTGTTCAATTCCAGGTAAAGTCAACAATTGATTTTGTTGATTGGTTTGAATCGTGATATTAGGGGAGCCAAAATGTGACTTAGTGGCGCAGAGGGTCTTGTCATGtaagatgatgttgttgttgtgtgCATTCACTGTCGGATGGATATTGTGAGAACAGGAAGTCTCCGAATTCAGTATATTACAGCGCCGGAACCCGAGTACCTTGGTCGATATGAAGACATATACTTGATATTTATTCTTTCGTTCCTCAACTGGGCGCAGGTCCTGGCTCGGTACTTGCAATATGTACTTCACACGCTCTTCTCTCATATTTCTCCCCTTAGTCCTCCAATCGTTCATTATTTCAGTAACGGCTACCTACTGgaacaacaccaagaagtTTGACCTTACTATAACATGGGAGAATTACGCACCAGATGGATTCTCACGAAAGATGCTGCTCGTAAATGGGCAGTCCCCTGGACCTGTGCTTGAGATCAACCAGGATgatttggtggtggtgaaagTCTACAATCAGTCTCCAGAAGAGCTCACTATTCACTACCATGGTATGTCTCTGGTGTTGAGTAAACTTGGAGGTACTAACAAGCTAGGACTGGAAATGAAAGGCACACCATGGACCGACGGTGTTCCCGGCGTTACACAACATCCCATCAAGCCAGGATGCAGCTTCACTTACAAGTTCCATGCTACACAATACGGAAGTTTCTGGTatcactctcatcatcgaggCCAAATCGAAGATGGTCTCTACGGAGCTATTATTATTCATCCACGACCCCACGAACCGAACCCGTTTCACTTGATCTCCGATGATAAGGAGACTTTGTATGAGATCCAAAAGGCAACGAGGCATGTTAAGCCAGTAGTTATTTCTGACTTTGTGCACCTCACTTCTACTGAGAAGTGGGATATGACTGTGGCAGCTGGGATAGAGGACTCGTGCTATGATTCGATCCTCTTTAATGGCAAGGGAAGAGTCGAATGTCTACCTAAGGATCTCGTGGCAGCCAATCTCAATGAGATTCAGAAGAGCTACCTTGAGTTGGTACCAGGTGGTGCTGAGTTCACTGATAAGTCGTGAGTCTCCAAGGAAAATTCCACTGTCAATTGCTGACACTTACAGCTGTCTTCCTGCGTCTGCTCTTAACGCCCTCGCCGGTGGTCTAGGCAACGAAGAGGCTCTCCTCCCTGGAACATTCTCCGGATGCAAAGAAACAGAGGGTCAAATCGAAGTCATCAGAGTCTCCAACAAACACCACGCTTCCTCAAAATGGGTTGCTTTTGACATTGTTGCTGCAGTCAACTTTGTCAACGGCGTCTTCTCCATAGATGGCCACGATATGTGGGTATACGCCATGGACGGCTCCTACATCCAACCTCAGAAAGTCCAAGCCATTGCCGCCACAAACGGAGATCGATATTCCGTTCTTGTCAAGGTTGAAAAGTCCGGGGACTTCAAAATGAGATTCAATTCGAACAGTGCGCCCCAGATCATCACCGGCCATGCTATTCTCTCAGTTGACGGCTTCGGTTACACACAAGAGGCTGAATCGTGGATCAACCTCGTTGGCATTCCGGTGTCAAAGAACGTCGTGGTGTTTAACCAGATGGTGGCGTGTCCTTACCCCCCAGTTTCGATTTCGCCAACTGCTGATGTCACCTTTAATCTAAGCATGGAGATCAAAGGTGCTTCGTATCTCTGGGCTTTGAACAGCACAGGTCTTATGTCAAAGGATCTCGACGAGCAAAGACCTACACTCTTCAACCCCCAGCCTTACGTCCACAACAACGTTACAATCTCGACAAAACTGGGACAGTGGGTAGATCTCGTCTTTGTGGCAGCCATGTTTCCCCAACCTCCACACCCGATTCACAAGCACGGTTCAAAGATGTACATGCTAGGCACAGGAACTGGCCCTTTCAGGTGGAGTTCTGTTGAAGAAGCGGCTAAGGAAATTCCTGACCAGTTCAATCTTGTTAATCCGCCTCGAAGAGATGCCTTTCTTTCGGCGCCGGCGGATAAGGAGCCGAGTTGGGTTGTAGTTCGATATCATGCTGCCGATCCTGGACCTTGGCTTCTCCATTGCCATATCAATAACCACATGGTTGGTGGCATGATGATGGTTATTcaggatggtgttgatgcgtGGCCAGAGGTTCCTGAGGAGTATGCTGAGGGTGGTGATGGAGAGTGAAGTGTTGGTGAAGGCGCTTATGGAGCGAGCGATCTTTTGACTTCTCATCGAGACTAGGTCTCACCATTCAACTATTGTTTGTTAATAAACACTTTTCGCATATAATCAGTTGGAACTTGAATCGCGATGATCCTACTCATCCACTGATATAGGTCCTTAAATTCCAAGACTAAAAATGGATTAAGAGATTCATCAAATTGCAATGCATCATGGTATCCTAACAAAAATGCAAATCATATCCCGCTACATTAAAACAACCAAGTAACCACATTCTTCACCTTGGCCTTCCACCCCGTCTCCTCTGTGACCTTCTCCTCAATCGTATAAACATCCGTCTCAAGGTCCATCTCGCTCAGCCCCACGAActttgtcttcttgacaagcttccaCACCACAAACATGAGCAGCATGACCGGTAGCTCGATGTAAAAGCTGACAAAGCTGACACCGTCGAATTTGGGACTGAAACAGCTCCAGCCCTGCACGAGAACGAGGAAACTGTTGAGAATGACGCAGATCCAAGGTCCGTAGGGATACGTCCAGTTCTTGAAGGGGAGAAGGTGAGTTTTGCCTTGTAGTGCGAGGGCTTGGCGGAAGCGGATTGACGTGATGCCGATGGAGATCCAGCTGAGTTGGTTCGATACACCGACGATGCTGTGAATGTTAGCTGTGCTCAAGATGTACGCATATGTCGATGCTTGACTTACTTCTGGAGCCAGTTCCACAAATCGCCCGCTCCGATGAAACTCGAGCCAAAGCAGAGACCAGCCACGAATCCTGTCACAAGGACAGCAACCCAGGGTACTCTGTTCCTATTGAGCTTCCCGAGGACCTTGGGGGCATGACCCTCGATAGCAAGAGTGTACATCAATCTCACTCCAGCAAAGAGAGCGTGGTTTCCAGCAGACAGGACACTAGTGAGAATAACGGCGTTGATGACACTCCCAGCAGCTTTGGCGCCCGTCATTTCAAAAACAATGGTGAAGGGAGAAGTGCGGGTCTCCTTGGAGTTGAGATCGGGATAGTTGTATGGGACATTGaggccgatgagaagaatggaAAGGAGACTGGTTCTGTTAGTGAGACGAGTGAGTGAGCGTGGGTGAAGGAGGCGTACTAGAAGAGGATAATTCGCCAAAAGACATTCTTGACGACCTTGGGGAGATTTCTTGTGGGATCCTTGGTCTCACCAGCCGTGATGGCAATACTCTCAGTTCCTCCATCTACGACAGTCAGTTTCATCTCATACCATTTGAGATTCACATCTCAACTTACAAGCAAAAGAGGCCGTAACAAAAACAGAGGCAAAGCCACCGATGCCTCCAACAAAAGGCGCACCAGGGATATGCCAATTTTTCCCGCCGATGTACTCTCCCGTCTCATTTCCACCACAATTGACAACGATGCCCATGACGATGAAAACCACAATGGTGATGACTTTTAGCAGACTGAGCCAGTACTCGAGTTCGCCATATGCTTTGACGGAAATAATGTTGACGCCGATGAGAACAACCCAGAAAATGAGACTGAGGGCCCAGCCGGGGAAGTTGTCGGTCCAGTATTGAAGAACGAGCTGCAGGGCGACGAGATCCGAGGCAGTGGACACAGCATCGTTGAACCAGTAATTCCAAGTGAGAGCAAAGCCAaacgcatcatcaacaaaacgTCTACCTCGTTAGCAATGATCCCGCCTACAAGTGTCTCACTAAGACAACCCACCCTGCAAAGGTACAAAAACTTCCAGCAACGGGTATAAACGCCGCCATCTCCCCCAAAGCCAACATGGTCGTAAAGACGATAGCGCCCACGATGGCATAGGCGATCAATATCGACGCTGGCCCACCCGTGGCAAGGGACTTTCCAGTACCGAGAAACAGGCCAGTACCGATGGTGCCGCCAATAGCAATCATCTGCACCTGGCGCGCTGAGAGCGAGCGCTGCAGCAGATCCTGTTGCGTGGGTCGCGGGACGTCGCTGTGCGGTAGATTCTCGACGTCATCGTCAGCAGATTTTCCATGTTCTTTTTCCGGTGGGAACTCCATTGTGACTGTTGTCTTGATCACAATTGCGAAAGTAAGTAAGACATGTAAGTTGGAATCTATAGAGATACAAGTTGCATCTCTTGAATAGGTAGATAGATGATATACTTGGCTTCGAGATCCGCAAAAACGAGGCACGAGGAATTGCGTGCTCAGAGGCAAATCCACTCTCCAATGTCAGGAGAGTTGCAGTTACGTACGAGCAAAGTGTATTTGGGTggtattttattactatccCTTCCTTGCTGAACCATGTCAATGGGATCTTCAGAGTGACAAACTTGAACCCGCTAAGGGAAGGTCGCTAAGTTTGGATCTGGCTAAGCACTAAAATTCCGTGGTAACGTCGCATGAACCCACATTGTAACTGAATTCAGCCTGTTGACGGTAGGTAGCAATAAGATATGATTGTATCTACTGTTTCTCAAGttcttggctcttcttccagcATTTCTACATATTCTCAAGCTCATTCATGTCTGAGATATCGCTGAACGGAAACATGGACATCAAATTACAAGTAGCCCACTACAAAGTCACTACGGCGATTTGGAGGGTCACTCTCGGCCCCATCATGCCGGCTGGCGGCTTATACACAAGTTGGGTTACGTCGCCGAGTTTCCAGAAAATCTCTGCTTAGGTATAGTCTGAAGGATTCCAACCTCGTGGTTCGGTGGCATGTTATGTACAAAGGcaaccaacatcatcttACATCTGACATCTTGTATATAAACTTCAATGTCGCAATTCTTTTCTCAATGACAACACTGCCCATGTCTACCTCTTCTCATAATTATCCAATGCTGCTAACACTCACGAGACGTTGTGCGGCTCTCATGATGTTCCGCATGGGTCAAGTATAGTCTAGTCTGGCCAAGCCGGGAATTAACATCTGAGCCAAGAATCGCCAAGATCTCTTTTTTCGCTTTCgccctcttctagaagctTGCTTGGGTTAATAAGCAGAAAGCAGTGCAGTTCAGCTCCGAGATCATGCAATTTATTCCCGTGTGGTTGCCTCTCTTTCACTCCATGACTCTACCTATATCGCCACTTAGCGACCCTCTCACTTGTTAATGTCTTTTTTGCTGTACTCAACACTGAAAATGCCACCTCACAGTATCATAATTGGCCTCGCGGGCTTACTCACAGACTCTTTGCTCGCATAAACAACATTTTTTACAGACTGTTCATTTGCATGGATCTCATTTCCGCATAACATGATCTTGGATAGATTGAATCCATTATTGTCTTTCTCCTATGCCCACTCTACATGACTTTGTTTGGCCAGCTTATGCGAACCTAGACTCAGACACCTCAATGTCCTAGAGGATTAGCACATAACACAAAAATAAATTTATGTCTCGTGCGATACAAGCTAGACTGAAACATCTTCTCGAGGGAAATGCGCCAAGAAATATTCATCATGTCCAGTCAATGCGCGTCTTTTGATGTGATGTGTTCTTACAGTCAGTCTATAGCACATATGACTGAGAGTATGCCTAATGACCCTAGAGCCAAGCAATGGCCACATATCCGTATCTCAACGGACCTGGCTGTGACTAACAATCCGTCAAATGTGTCTACCAAACATTTGGCCTGAGCAGACTCGGTTGTCACAGGCTACAGGCTTCCAACTTACACTGGACCGTCTGCTGTGATCCCTCAAGGCTACCAAATTAACCATAGCCCAACtaagcatcaccatcaccaatctGTCCTCATTTCAGTGGTCTACTAACATCAAGGCACCATGTATTAGCCAGTCTTCTACTTAAGTTAGTCTGCCTTAATTTAAGGTATGGTGAAAGCCTAGCTGTCACCGGCGTAGGACTTGTGGTGGCTGCATCTCCCCACAGCCACTCCCTCCCATCCCAGCTCAGCTCATAGGCAGCAATACCAACAATAAAACCGCCAATATCTTGTCATAAAACTGTCCTTTTTAGAAAGATCTACTTAATAGGCATCAGTGTTTCTCTTCCCAGAGTAGCATTGATTTTATTGCTTTTCTCATTCTCTCAAGATACCCCTGTTAGAGTGCTTATAAAATGTTATCCAACCTCGCCTCGAAACTAGGCCTCACCTCCAAACCCGCCTCCCAATCCTTCCTCAAGCCACGCGACCCTTCCAAGAATATGCTCACCAAAGTAGACTACACATCAAACGATATTCCCATCCCTGATActttcctctcttctccgcCTGAAAACCCAATAACGACTCATCCCATCGACTTTGcaaactctcctcttcctcagtaCGATGGTCACACCGCTATCGTGCTAGACAACGTCCTTTCACCAGAAGAATGCAAAGAGCTTCTCTCTCTAGCGGAAGCGTCCGTTCCAAAATCTGATGAAAGTGCACCGGCCTGGAGACCTGCTTTGATAAGCGCCGGTCCCGGTTGGGAGGCCCCGGCGCCGGGGTATAGGGAGAGTGATAGGATTATATGGAATCAGCAGACAGTTGTTGATCGCCTATGGGAGCGCTGCATGCTCTCCGAGGGTTTGCGGGAACTCTTGGCTGTGGTGCCACGGCAACCCTATATGAAGGGTGGGAAATGGGTGTTTAGTCGCTTTAACGAGAGgatgaggttcttgaagtATTCACCAGGACAGTTCTTCAAACGTAAGTGTGACCACCTATCTCTTGTATTCACAGCTAACGTATCTCAGCCCACTGCGACGGTCCTTTCTACTATACCGAAGGCCCAGGCAAAGAGTTTGAGACTTTCTACACTGTTCACCTATACCTCAATGACTCTGTTGAGAATGATCCAGCTTCGGAACTTGAAGGTGGCGCAACGTCATTCCTTGACAGAAAAGGAGAGAAGAGGGTCGATGTAAACCCCAAAACTGGAAGCGTTCTCATCTTCCAACACAGAGGGCTTTTCCATGAAGGAGCAACGGTGCACAAGGGGATCAAATACACCATGAGGACAGACATTCTCTACGAGTGGGTGGCTGATAAGGAAACGGAAGAGGCCAACTAAGAGAGGCAAGAAGACTTAGGACCTCGATCTTGAGGAATGAAAAAATTGAAGGGATATCTAGTGAATTTAGTACAAGTTATGGGTAACAAGACTCTAATGTTGACAGGCTATCATCAAATGCCCCCACCTTGATTAATCCCAGTCCACTTATTATGCATTTCCTTACTATagctcttctccttgatgctATCTTTAGTGAGGATTTGcctaattatttttattactcaGAGCAACATTCCTAAGCTTGTCATAAGGCTACTCAAAGTTATGAATGTATAATCCTAAGTTTGTCATAGCTACTCAAAGTTCTGGATGTGCAATCCTAAGCTTGTCATAACTACTTAAAGTTATGGATATACAATCCTAAGCTCATCATAATTACTCAAAGTTATGGCTGCAATACTGCCTATTACCTAGTTATCCTAGTTATATGTCCTTTGTTTcggcatcttcttggccaCCAAGTCCTCCATATcatcctttttataaaaatgCGGTGCTAACTCCCCTAACCACTTAGGCTCGATAGGCATCACACTGCGCATATAATCCTTGGTCGTCTGCACGAGCTCAAAATAAATAACCATCTTCGGCGGGGGGTCGACGGACATCATGACACTGCTTGGGTGTATCCACATGGATGTGTTGGTCTTGACCATCCTGTAACCATCGCCGCTCTTCTGCAGCCGTGCAGCGTTGACGAAGAACCCCGATGTGATGGCTCGCTTGATGGGGGTAAGGTTGGAGGCACCACACGAAGACAACGCAACTTCGACCCTTTCGCATAGCTTTTCCAGCTGGTCACGAACGTCACGTGCCCTTGTGAGAGTCCGTTGTTGAAGGAAGTTCTCCTTCGCCCAGATGGGGGAGAAGCCGCTGTCAACCCATTGGGtccagatgttgaggagTGTGACGTGGTCACCTCCATCCTTGATAGTAAATCGGTTTCGGGCGCTGTCTGcttcaatcttcttgtccttgggtCGGAAGAACAGCGTGGAAGCTTCACCAAGCATCGATACAATGGACAGTACCTCTTCGACGCAGCCTTCCTTGCTGGCAGCCAACACGGCCTTGGCTAGCAAAGGGTCTGTAGGGAATTCGGCCATTTGACGGCCAACTTTGGTCAATGCCCCATGACGATTCAACGCTTGCAAAGCATATAACTGATTCAGCGCGCCAATAAGAGAGTCTTTAGACGGAGGATCCATGAAATCGAAATCAAGCAGTTCATTGATGCCCAGGGACTTCAGTTGAAGCACAACACCGTTCAGGTTTGTTCGCTGGATTTCTGGTGTAGTTGATTCGTCCATTTCGTTCATATATGCGAATTTTGTGTATAGACGGAAACACTTTCCTGGGCCAACACGACCGGCTCGACCACTTCGCTGGTTCGCAGATG contains these protein-coding regions:
- a CDS encoding related to laccase precursor, with translation MYFTRSSLIFLPLVLQSFIISVTATYWNNTKKFDLTITWENYAPDGFSRKMLLVNGQSPGPVLEINQDDLVVVKVYNQSPEELTIHYHGLEMKGTPWTDGVPGVTQHPIKPGCSFTYKFHATQYGSFWYHSHHRGQIEDGLYGAIIIHPRPHEPNPFHLISDDKETLYEIQKATRHVKPVVISDFVHLTSTEKWDMTVAAGIEDSCYDSILFNGKGRVECLPKDLVAANLNEIQKSYLELVPGGAEFTDKSCLPASALNALAGGLGNEEALLPGTFSGCKETEGQIEVIRVSNKHHASSKWVAFDIVAAVNFVNGVFSIDGHDMWVYAMDGSYIQPQKVQAIAATNGDRYSVLVKVEKSGDFKMRFNSNSAPQIITGHAILSVDGFGYTQEAESWINLVGIPVSKNVVVFNQMVACPYPPVSISPTADVTFNLSMEIKGASYLWALNSTGLMSKDLDEQRPTLFNPQPYVHNNVTISTKLGQWVDLVFVAAMFPQPPHPIHKHGSKMYMLGTGTGPFRWSSVEEAAKEIPDQFNLVNPPRRDAFLSAPADKEPSWVVVRYHAADPGPWLLHCHINNHMVGGMMMVIQDGVDAWPEVPEEYAEGGDGE
- a CDS encoding related to lysine permease, producing the protein MEFPPEKEHGKSADDDVENLPHSDVPRPTQQDLLQRSLSARQVQMIAIGGTIGTGLFLGTGKSLATGGPASILIAYAIVGAIVFTTMLALGEMAAFIPVAGSFCTFAGRFVDDAFGFALTWNYWFNDAVSTASDLVALQLVLQYWTDNFPGWALSLIFWVVLIGVNIISVKAYGELEYWLSLLKVITIVVFIVMGIVVNCGGNETGEYIGGKNWHIPGAPFVGGIGGFASVFVTASFAYGGTESIAITAGETKDPTRNLPKVVKNVFWRIILFYLLSILLIGLNVPYNYPDLNSKETRTSPFTIVFEMTGAKAAGSVINAVILTSVLSAGNHALFAGVRLMYTLAIEGHAPKVLGKLNRNRVPWVAVLVTGFVAGLCFGSSFIGAGDLWNWLQNIVGVSNQLSWISIGITSIRFRQALALQGKTHLLPFKNWTYPYGPWICVILNSFLVLVQGWSCFSPKFDGVSFVSFYIELPVMLLMFVVWKLVKKTKFVGLSEMDLETDVYTIEEKVTEETGWKAKVKNVVTWLF